Genomic segment of Kingella negevensis:
TTTGGCTATCAAGCTTATGAACGGCATTGTGAGCAATCTGAAACGAAAATACTCTCGCAAGAAAGGGCGGAACAAATCAAAGCCTTACAAGAAATTACAAACAAAGGCTATGTGGCAGTAGAAAATGTTGCTGCATTATTGGCACAAAATACCGATAATCTACTGATGTCTGTTATGAGTAATGCACCAACCGCAACGCAAATAGAATTAGCGGGGATTACCTACACTGCTGCGGATATTGCAGAAGCTAATAAACGTGCTTATGCCAATCGTACTAGTGAAATCATTAATGGTGAATACCAAAATCGTTATAGACAGCAGTAAACCTGAACTACTAAAATTGACGTTGCGCGATATATATAATATTGAATATATTGTTAAATTAGATACAACCGATATGTTTGCAGAAGATGTAGAAAAAGTATGGGAAGTGGCAAAATCAGGTAAATTAGTTCCAATCCAGCTGACAGCGGTGTTCAAAAATGGGCAATATGAAAAAGGTTTCATTGAAACAATAGATTTGAATTAAATGCTTCAGGCAGCCTGAAAATCTTAAAATAACAGATTTACACAAAGTGTAAATTTTGAGAAAATAGAAAGGAAGTCAATGCAAGTAAACTTTAAAAATGATTATTTGCGTTTGCTATTTTGCGATAAATATTTTCAAGGCGATTTAGGTGTAAGAGCTACACAATCCTATCGCTTTGCTGTGCAATATATTTTATCCGCCCACAGCTTAAATGATTTACACGCAGCAGCCTTTCTCAACCTATCTAATCAGTCACCGTACAGCGTCAAAATAGACCAAAAACACCGATTAGCCCTAGAGATAGACGCAGAAGGGCAAATCCATTTAATAGACATCATCAAAGCAGAATCATGAATCCATTATCATCAGCCGAGTCAATACATGCAGGCATCATTTTAAAAAGCGAATTAGCCGCACGAGGCTGGACGCAAAACGACCTTGCCGACATCATTAACCGCCCACCTAAAACCATTAACCAAATCATCACAGGCAAAATGGGGATTACTGCCGACACCGCCATGCAGCTTTCCTATGCTTTGGGTATTTCAGCCGAAACATGGCTTAATTTGCAATCGCGCTATCAGCTTTCGCTTTTAGCGGCAGAAAGCGATAAATACGCCGATATCCCACGTCGTGCCGCTTTGTATCAAAACTACCCTATCAAAGATATGCTCAAACGTGGTTGGATTCAAGCAGGAGAAACTTTGGACGATTTAGAAAACGCCATAAAAGCATTTTTCCAAATCGACCAAATTTATCAACCTTGCGCCTTCCAATTTGCAGCCAAACAAAACACCGCTGCTTATATGCAACCCATTAGCGCAGTCAATTTAGCATGGCTGCACCGTGTCAAACAGCTTGCAAAAGCGCAAATTACCACAGGCAAATTCAGTATTCAGGCAGCAAAAAAAGCGATTGAACAACTCTCCGCTTTACTACTCTCACCCGAAGAAATCCGCCATGTGCCACGCATTTTGTCAGAAAGCGGTATCCGTTTTGTATTGGTAGAAAGTTTGCCCAATAGCAAATTAGATGCCGTATGCTTTTGGTTGGACGAGCAAACCCCCGTCATTGGCTTAACCCTACGATACGACCGCATAGACAATTTTTGGTTTACCCTACGCCACGAGTTGGAACATGTTTTACAAGGCGACGGCAAATCCACACCTATTTTAGATGAAGATATTGGCATAGACAGCAATACGCTACCACCCGAAGAGCAACGAGCCAACCAAGCTGCGGCGGATTTTTGCGTACCCAGCCAAAAACTAGACAGCTACATTATCCGCGCAGGAGCTTATTTATTTTCCGAGCAAAAAATCAAAGCCTTTGCAGGAGTTAATAAAATTCACATCGGATTAGTAGTGGGGCAGTTGCACAACCGAACAGGCAAATACCAACAGCTACGCAAACACCTTATCCCTATTCGTCCATTTATCTTAAACGGCTCAACCTATGACGGTTGGGGCTTAACTTATGAGGTTGAATAAAATGAGTGCCAAGAAAAACGAAATAAGCCATATTGTTGAACAATACACACAAGCCAAAGGCATTACAAACGGCATTATCGACAGCCATGATTTAGCAGGTTGGGCAATAAGCCAAGGTTTATACAAACCCAATTATCAAGATGAAATTAATTTAGCTGCTAAAGACTTTTCACGTCATTTCCGTGAAGAAGTTCGTACCGACCCAGCAGGGAAACGCTATCGCGCTAAACATGCTGTAAAAGAATCTGTCAATGGCAAACAGCGCACTTTATGGGCAGACATGGACGACCCCAACGTTCCTGTAAACCATTTTGAAAAAGCCTTTTCACAACGCCGTCAGCAAATTGTTGGAGATTGCTTCCAATTAAAAACCGATGTTGATGTATGTAATGAGAAAAAAAGCAGCAATATTCAGTTATCGTTAGACTTTACCGATGACGTGGCAGAAGCAGAATATTTGCGCGACTATGAAGAAGAAGCTGCTTAATCAATAAGTATTTTGCACAACCTTTCTAAGAAGCACGTCGGGAATTCCGACATGCTGATATTGAAATTTAATCACCCGATTTAACCGATTTAAGCAGCCTGCAATCCAAAGTGCAGGCTGCTTTTTTGCGCCCATTCTGCCATACGGTTGAATGGGCTTTTTAGCGAAATGCAAAAAACCGCCAAAAGGCGGTAAAAAAACTGTAGGCTGAGCGACAAAAAACCGTTATTTTTGTTTATTTAACCAATTTGGTTAAAATATTTGTCTTTAATTTTGCGTTAATGTATAATTATGGAAATTTGTTAAGGAGAATGAACATGGCTCTTACTGCTTTTGGAAAGGCTGTGCGAAAAGCGCGGATTGATGCAGGGGAAACTTTGTTGAGCATGGCGCAACAGCTTGGCGTTACCCCTGCTTTTTTAAGTGGCATGGAAACAGGGCGCAAAAAAATTCCCGCTGAATGGGCGAGAAAAATTGCTGCTTTTTTCCATGAGCGGAATGTGCAGGTTGATGATTTGTCACAACTGGCAAATGTTTCTAATGAAGCTATCCCTGTGGATGGGCTGCCATTGCAGCAACAAATGTTGTTGGCTGGGTTTGCTAAAACAGCAATGACGGATGAGCAGCTAAACGCATTTGCAAAATTTTTAGCGGAAATCCATCAACAGGAGACAAATTGATGAGTTTTCAATATTTATTTCGGCAGATGCACGGATATAGGGTTTTGCCTATGGCAAATGATGAGATTGAGCGGGTGGCAATGAGAACGGCAAAAGTGCTTGGTTTTACTCGCCAAAATAGGAAAAAGCCTGCTGTGATTTTGGAACAGTTAAGCAGAGTGGTAACGCTGGATGTGCTTTCTGATAACGAATGGGAGG
This window contains:
- a CDS encoding HigA family addiction module antitoxin, with translation MNPLSSAESIHAGIILKSELAARGWTQNDLADIINRPPKTINQIITGKMGITADTAMQLSYALGISAETWLNLQSRYQLSLLAAESDKYADIPRRAALYQNYPIKDMLKRGWIQAGETLDDLENAIKAFFQIDQIYQPCAFQFAAKQNTAAYMQPISAVNLAWLHRVKQLAKAQITTGKFSIQAAKKAIEQLSALLLSPEEIRHVPRILSESGIRFVLVESLPNSKLDAVCFWLDEQTPVIGLTLRYDRIDNFWFTLRHELEHVLQGDGKSTPILDEDIGIDSNTLPPEEQRANQAAADFCVPSQKLDSYIIRAGAYLFSEQKIKAFAGVNKIHIGLVVGQLHNRTGKYQQLRKHLIPIRPFILNGSTYDGWGLTYEVE
- a CDS encoding helix-turn-helix domain-containing protein; translated protein: MALTAFGKAVRKARIDAGETLLSMAQQLGVTPAFLSGMETGRKKIPAEWARKIAAFFHERNVQVDDLSQLANVSNEAIPVDGLPLQQQMLLAGFAKTAMTDEQLNAFAKFLAEIHQQETN